CACACTGGATCCGCCGTTGGGCTCGACCGCCACATGAACTCCAGGGCGGCGCTCGTCGCGGCTTGTTTCGCGCTTTTGGCCTGCCTTTGGGTCGATCGAGCGAGCGCGCAAACGCCCAATGAAGACGCGCCTTCCACCTGGGGGTCCGGACGCCCTGAAGACACAACAGCCGACCCGCCGAAGGCGGACGACGACGACGACTCAGAGGAGGATCGAGACGACGAGGACGATCAGCTCGACGACACCGAATCACCACCAGGAGGCGCAGGACGCAAGAGCGAGCCGCGCAGCGACTTCGAAGATCAGTCCCTGCGCTACACACTCGAGGCTGTGGAGATCCGCGGGAATACCCGCACTCGGGATCGCGTGGTGCTGCGCTATGTCCCCTTTCACGTCGGGGACGTACTGGACGTCGAAGACCCTGCGATCGAGCTCACACGCTATCGCCTCTTGGGCACCGGCTTCTTCCGCGACGTTCAGTTTTCCCTCAGGAAAGGCAACGCCGGCGGCAAGGTCATCCTCGTCATAGAGGTCGTTGAGCGCAACACGTTCGTCGTGAATGACCTCTGGATGGGGCTTTCGAAGGACGCAGACAACGACGGCACGCCAAAGCCCCTCACCCCGTACGCTGGGCTGGACGCGGCGGAGACCAACCTCGCTGGTACCGGTATCTTGCTCGGTGGCGCCGTGGGACTCGCAAGCAGTCAGCTCGCGCTGCGAGTGCGCTTCTTGGATCCAGCGTTTCTCGGCTCCACCTGGATGACCGGCGGCGAACTGCTTTTCAACGACGCCCGCGACTTCTTCGGGAACTCCGACGTGCGTTATGTCGCGCCGGCGCAAGATACGGAGCGAGTCACCGAACACGCGACGGTGCAGTACAAGCGCTTTGGTGGTGCACTGGGCGTCGGTCGGGATCTTTCGATCTCTACACAGCTCTGGCTCCACTACCGGCTGGAGTCCATCGACGCCACACCTCCTGACGCCGCCTCTCATGTCCGGGGAGAGACCCGCGAACCGATCGACTTCGACATCATTCGAGGACCGAGTGTGCTGTCGACGTTGCGGGCCTCACTCGAACATGACACCCGCGACCAACCGGTGCTGCCTTCCCACGGGTGGTTCCTTCAGGCAATGACGGAGGTGAGCCTCACGCCCGCGGGGAGTGACTACCCTTATGAGCGTGTGGAACTCAAGCTCTCCAAGTGGTGGGAGCTACCTTGGGATCATGTGATCTCGCTGTCGCTCTTCGGCGGCGCGATCAGCGGCGACGCGCCGTTCTTCGAGCAGTACTACGTCGGTGACTTCAGCGACTTCCTCCCAGCGCGCGTACTCGGACTGAACTTCGATCGCAGACCCCCACCCAACCTGCTGGGTACGGCGATTCAAGAGGTTCGGTACGGGCGCTACGCGGGCCGCATCGGCACCGAGTACCGCATCCCGCTCTACCGCGGTTCGCGCTCCGTCTACGGCATCGACTTCTTCGCCAGCGCGGGCGTATACGCCGTAGCGAACCCCGTCGATTTCGAGCGTCCAGCATCAGGCTACTCGGGCCTGGCACGCGCGCCGATCGATGTAACCGGCAACTTGGGTTTCCGCATTGATACGAGCGCTGGCGGATTCGCGTTTGCGTTCTCCAACGCGCTCGGGTTCATCCCACCGATTCAAGGTGAGAACCCATGAGGCGGCCCGAGGCTGCGCGGGTCGCTCTGCCTCGAACGGTTCGGAGCGCTCTTTCGAGGTTGCGCTTCTGGTTGGTCATGTTGCTGACCTTCATGACCTTGAGTGGTGTCTCACCGCGGCCCGCTCATGCCCAGGATAAGGACAAGGACGAAGCGAAAGAGCAACGGCGGCGTGCTCGCTTCCACTGGGACGCCGACAAGAAGGGTCTGTACATGTCGGTGTCGTTCACCGACATCGTCGACGACGAGATCCAGAAGAAGCTCAAGCGCGGTCTTCCCACGACCATCGTCTTCACGGGTACG
This Polyangiaceae bacterium DNA region includes the following protein-coding sequences:
- a CDS encoding BamA/TamA family outer membrane protein; this translates as MFWVRGHTGSAVGLDRHMNSRAALVAACFALLACLWVDRASAQTPNEDAPSTWGSGRPEDTTADPPKADDDDDSEEDRDDEDDQLDDTESPPGGAGRKSEPRSDFEDQSLRYTLEAVEIRGNTRTRDRVVLRYVPFHVGDVLDVEDPAIELTRYRLLGTGFFRDVQFSLRKGNAGGKVILVIEVVERNTFVVNDLWMGLSKDADNDGTPKPLTPYAGLDAAETNLAGTGILLGGAVGLASSQLALRVRFLDPAFLGSTWMTGGELLFNDARDFFGNSDVRYVAPAQDTERVTEHATVQYKRFGGALGVGRDLSISTQLWLHYRLESIDATPPDAASHVRGETREPIDFDIIRGPSVLSTLRASLEHDTRDQPVLPSHGWFLQAMTEVSLTPAGSDYPYERVELKLSKWWELPWDHVISLSLFGGAISGDAPFFEQYYVGDFSDFLPARVLGLNFDRRPPPNLLGTAIQEVRYGRYAGRIGTEYRIPLYRGSRSVYGIDFFASAGVYAVANPVDFERPASGYSGLARAPIDVTGNLGFRIDTSAGGFAFAFSNALGFIPPIQGENP